The following is a genomic window from Nicotiana tabacum cultivar K326 chromosome 3, ASM71507v2, whole genome shotgun sequence.
atcgagggcaattgttagtcacaattgatgctagttgaggttattttaggaCAGCTGAAAATTCTTGATTTTCCCTTTAGGGGTGGGTcctattttgtttgcttgaggacaagcaaaagcttaagtttgggggagttgataactagggattttgccgcatttcatgctccttcttgcttacgctttgattataaattcatataaaatagtcccaaaaggctcataagttgtgcttgattgcagggttgatcaacaaagtgacgagatgtcaaagatcagctcaaaaggagtgaaaactgcacaagtaccaaagacaagacaaactcaggacaaacaggcctagtgcggccgcagtacactttatgcggtccgcactagggagattcagagaccTGGATTTGAAGGCAACAAAGCAGTGCGACCGCAGTATATATTGTGCGACCTGCACTGAAGACACCGCGACCGCACCACCATTTCATGAGGTCCGCAGAAGCAATGTTCAGAGAGATGTCAAGTGCCAGGGTTCAAGCCTATGCGGTCCGCAGCCCATTCTGCGTGGACCGCATTGGAAGCCTCCGCGACCGCGGTCAATTCTGCACGGTCCGCGGAGCCTAGGTTCAGAGAGTTGAAATTGTagagtcaagagcctagtgcggccgcacaccattttgtgcggtccgcactgaccccgtaggggcatttttgtccaatttttccagcttagtataaattgaacctttttccatttttagggtatcagatattaTCAGACGTTAGCTGTGCTCATGAGAAGACTTTTCTTAGCCATTTTTGTATttaccttagcaattaattaatatgtctttatcttcatctatttctctatttttctcatcaagcatgagtagctagacccattagttaGAGTTGTGACTCAACTCTAGTGTGGGTGATTGATGAGTATTgtgatttagggctagattgactatgggtgtttgttatttgggtcaactTTATggtttagtttatgaattggtggttgcaaacactggtttgtgctaagttgacttgggttcttcttgagaaagagagcctaagtctccgaaatggACCCAACAAGGacttgggatggactcaagagaattgatagtcccaattaaaacgttaaacctcgagagagtaatacccgacttgaaccccagttgcttgagcaaatttgcctaccctattggtcttgagaaagtcaattgggcaaaatcactctctctaccgagaggtgtgagagtgggtaaaattgtgcaacggttatagcatatttccccaatcatgtcaatcgtgccttaggttcaattacccgtcaattggccacctaggaggatgccactaccctagtgcctttttatctATTAAATACAACTTATAGCAATTCTCGCttagcataatctagttgcaattataattagtagttgataatagtagattattaaagaaaaatccaaaattgattggaagtgatatttggaacaattacacaatcccaatctaaatagatactcgactccattcctatctccctgtggaaatcgatcccgacccacaaatcgagtaaaagctattgcagccctctcttcctactttttagtagtgcggagtaggctgCGATCACCACTTTGTTTtagagtgcatacaatattgtagtgagactgttgttacaagatcatttcctttttaggtcactATGATTATGttaaagccttcttccttatttcctcagctagtctttcgttgtagaacttagggaagaccctctgactcatGTAAATCTGGGAGTGTTTGGTAAGGAGCCCTAAGGCGTGAATatttatccacccatatggtaaaagaAACTAGAGAATCAGAaagtagatacaagtttcaataagtaaaagaagcaaggtggagaagggtacgaggtaccagTTAGTGAAGGTTATCAGTATCTaaaattcaagcagagaaatataagtattTGAGTTACCGTCAACAATAATAGAGgcatgtacaattggccacacccatcttagttatgtctgatcatgcccaactatgccttataaaaaggataaagtggtcgctgcaaatatattcCAGTTAACAGGTTCAGAGTCGAGTCCCATatggaattaacctatcaattacagCTATCAGACCCACACAATTCCATGTAATCAACTTCCCAAGATATTTAGATAACAGAATGGTTGTTTTCTAACTAACTATTACTTAACGTGAATGCTGTAAATAAGAACTAATTAAGAACGAGTTGTAAACAATAATGggaatgatctaaggttatgattttccctattgtcgAAATCCTTTCCGCTATGTTTgttataaatttgcctaagtcttctctatcgatcatgagcactctaactgtcgtaactctTTCCCGGATAATTATAACaatatactagacatattctcctaAATTACGCTAGATAGCTTTAATTACGGCTCacttagattgcacccaaggtttcgttatccctaatcccacatttaaacccttcgtattgatccttCATATACATcaggagtgatgttattcaacaactacctaaatatgcactctctcccgagtaatacacactaaaaaGGAACAACTAATTGAGGGTgcttaaatcaacaacaacaagcatatagttgaacaaatagagataaaACTATGGTAAAATTATATTAACATAAACAAGAaattcatccttcaataggttccattaAAACCCTAGATTAGAAATTTAACTACTCATACTAATGCAAAACATAGCACTAATATGATTCATAATTCACAATTAGAAGTAAGAAGAAGATAGAAACTCTAAGAATTGCTTGATCTTCTCTCCCAAGTTCTTGCCTCCAATATTGTCTAAAACAAGCCTAATTTGACTTCTGGGCGATTTTGGGCTCTTATAGGTTTAGATTAGTTGCCCAAGAAATTACACAAAAGCCCATGCGTTCTTTCGAGTTTAAAAACCCGTCCGCGGTCACGGATTCAATCGCGGATCCGGCTGCGGACTTTAGCCTCTGCACTAACTTCACTCCGCGAGTGGTTCGCGCCCAGGTCCGCGGTCGCGGACCTGCCTTTTGCATTTTTTCTTGCTTTCCTCGCTCCTTTTTGCCCGAGCTAACCTTTGATTGGCCTTGCACATTCATAAATGACTCCAAAATGCTCTTTATCTCCCTCATAGATCGAAGTGGCTCCTGCAAAACATAAATTTCTCTATTAGagcatttttctatcttttaacATTCAATCATCAATAAAGTGCGGTTAAATTAGAGTGTAAATAGCATCTAAATTACATAATATAGGCTACTATCAACACCCTACACTTAAACCATTGGTCGTTCTCGAGCAATAAAACCACACTTTGCAGGCCCAAATTTACTAAGCAACTTCCctactcatcataccaagaatattttaCAATGGTCAACTACATTAGCGTAACATCCACACCTCAAAAGTGGACTCTCCCTAGCCATGCAATGTTCTTAACCAGCTTACTTACTCTAAGTCAGAGGTCTAAACTTACCTTCctttcatgaatcaagtgcccacTCACTAAAAAAGAGACTTATTTCGTAACCAATACAATTCACGCACATTGAGGACTTCAAACAGATAAAATTTGCTCACCCTCAGAAAGAACATTCTTGTGCCACAAAaaatgcaccataagcttgcccgtaatgtactactctactaattgagcttgtTTAGTCTAGGATCAATTAAGACTTGATTTGGatgtaatgtaggctgcaggccgggtaggatacattttgatataatagtgactacacctccctaagcactttaacacatatATTTTAACGTTCAaacccatacttatgtcaaaccacaACTCCGCCTTCACATCAATATGtattaccccatacttctttaagcacaattatatcaaAAGCCACCACCATCAAAGACTATTCTTCACACaatacaacttttttttttaaattcaggTGGCTTTTAGTATTACTTTTCaacacagtgcacctttctccttatttcatcagttccactcaaaagccaagataaccaccccacactttaacttttacatacgtcatcacaattcaagtgctcatgagaggtgacaaggttcaaatagatgaaTAATTCAAAATTGGGTACGACttataatgtggttgccaaagaaacaggattacatgctcaaaggggttaactatggtATATAGCAATTAGGTGGGtggaatatgtatatatatagttcaacaaagaaatgcctatatcacttcctagaccaAATAAGACTACCATTTCGCTTTGTAAACACGCGAGGCTAGTTCTAGGCGTTAAATGTCAGCATAGAATACACaagcctcacacacacatggcacatgactcaatcCAGATTAGATCATCAGATACTCCGCTCAAGGTACTTAAGCCAAATTAAGAACACACATTTTAAGGCCTTCTCAAGAGTCAACCAATGAGCCTAAACGTCACACTAAAGTAGTCTATATTCAAGGCATCATGGAGTTAAGGGATTCTATTTCAACTCTGCCCCTCGCCCATAAGTTCCTtactaaaaaatgaaaaaactaactacacctagTTTAAATAAGACCGTTAAAAAAGAACCgcggtttaaagaaaaaccaaggtgGATTTGATACACTACtacaaaataaaaatctttttggttttttcttgttcgactttagtccctcaagaaaCCACTCGAGTGGTATCCATCGTTGGGCCAAGACGAAGTTGATTTATCAAAAGAAACTACAAAACCAACTATATAAATATACAACAACATACAACaacatcccccaccccacacttaaaaaattGGCATGTCCCCATATCAAATAAATTAAAGCAAGGTAAGGTAAGGGGACTTCCCTGGTGACTCAGTCCTGGTTGGAGACAGTGCAAAGGTCAAGGTGGTAAGCTCATCCTAGCGCCCGCAGCCAACCCATGATCTTCTTTTTGGACTTTGCACTttgagtagccaaagcatcaactCTAGTACCCAGGTCTGTGACTGAAGTGCGCAACCCTGCCATTTCCTACTCCAGAGATGTCAGGCGAGTACTTCGGCGGGACTAAGATAGACCTGCCTCATCTGGGACCTACACCTGTGGGGGTGAGGCATGCATAGCCTCCTCCTaaccatcatcatcatcctcagaCTCATCCGAGGCATCATTGTGATCAGCCCCAGGTGCCACCGGGTCCGTGGTCGTGGACCTAAGGTAGAAGACGTGCCAAAGTCCACGGTCAAGTCTGCGGTCCAGTCCACGGCTGCGGATCCACAATAGTGTTTCGTCCAATCTCCGCGTTCAGACACGCGGTCTAGTGCGCGGCCGCGGATCACCGTTCCGAataatttttaccttttattcAATTTTACCTCTTCTGGGGTTAACTTTTGACACCGCCTCCTTCCAATGTGCACAAATCTTTCCATGCACACTAGTAGTTTGGTTAGTATCGTTCACatcaaatacaacaacaaaataaaaacaaaagaaaaagatcaTGGGTTTCCTCCCAAGAAACGCCTGAGTTAATATCGCGGCACAACGTTACAACAATTCAATGGGTTGCCTCcatgcagcgcctgatttaacgttgcagCACGATACAGATAAGCGCATTTAAGGTTCGCTCAACCTTTGAGGCTCGGTCAAATAGGTTACTGACACTTCCTTTGCTTCATCCATGCCCACATAATGTTTTAACCtatgcccattgactctaaacatgCAAGAGTCATTCTCAGCGGCAATCTCTACGGCACTAGTAGGGTGTACTTCAACCACACAAAATGGCCCTGGCCATTATAAATTTAGTTTACCCGAAAATAGCCTTAGTCTTGAGTTTTAAAGCAATACCGTATCTCCGGGTTTAAAATTCCACTCAATAATGTTCTTATCATGTAATATattcattctctctttgtacaatcttgtgctctcaaaagcaagatagCAGAACTTATCAAGTTCATGCAACTCCGTGACTCTACTTATTCCCGCAGCATCCATGTCGAGATTCAACTGTTTCAGTGCCCACCAAGCTCTATGCTCCAACTCCACCAGCAAGTGGCACaccttcccaaataccaacttgTATGGAGACATGCCAATTGGTGTTTTGAAAGCGGTTCTATAAGCCCAGaatgcatcatctaactttcttGCCCAGTTCGTTCTTATGGCATTCACGTTCTTAGTTAACACACTCTTTATTTCTCTATTTGACACTTACAATTGCTCACTTGTCTGCGGATGATATGGAGtggccaccttgtggcatacatcATACTTCTCTAGCAACTTCTCGAAGGCTCGATTATATAAATGATTGCCTCCGTCATTGATTATGGCCCTTGGGGTGCCAAACCGAGTAAatatgttctttttcaaaaaccCAATCACCACATTTGCATCATTGGTGGGGAGTGTTACAGCTTCCACCTAGTTGTACATGTAGTCTATAGCGACAAGTATGTACTTGTTGCCATATGAACTGACGAAGGGCCCCATGAAGTCGATTCCCCATACATCGAACACTTCGACCTCCTGAATTgggttcataggcatctcatggAGACGGGAAATATTCTCAATTCACTGGCATTCATCACAGCCTTTTACCCATAACTGTGCATCTTGAACACTGTTGACCAGTAAGAATCCTGCTTCCAGAACTTTCGCGGCTGTCCTGACTCCTCCGAAATGTCCACCATATGCTGATGTgtgacatgcctgcaaaatagaagactGGTCTATCTCAGGGATACATCTCTGGATCATGTTGTCAACACAAATCCTAAACAgataaggttcatcccaataatacatgaaACAATCAcggaagaactttttcttttgcacaGGGGAAATGTCATAAGAAATTATACCGGTCGCTAGGTAGTTTCcaatgtctgcataccatggcacttcctcaagACTTGTGGCTAGTAGTTGCTCatctggaaaggtttccagaatcTCTTCTACCTCAACCGCTTTTTCAGCTCCTTCCAGTCTCGACAAATGGTCAGCTATTTGGTTTTCTGTTCCCTATCGATCACGAATTTCCAAGTCAAACTCTTGTAGCAGTAGCAGCCAACGAATCAGGCGCGGTTTTGACTCTTTCTTCTCGGTTATGTACCTGATAGCAGCACGATTAGTATAGACAATTACCTTCGAGCCTATCAGGTACGATTTGAACTTGTCAAATGCAAACATTACTGCCAGCATCTCCTTCTCAGTCACAGTGTAGTTCAGGTGGGCTCCACTCAATGTTATACTTGCGTAGTATATTGGGTGCATGATTTTATCTTTCCGCTGCCCAAGCACTGCTCCCACAACAtagtcacttgcatcacacattagCTCAAAGGGTTGCTCCTAGTGGGGGCAACAATGATAGGTGTTGTGACCAGTCTCTTCTTCAATTCCTCAAATGCTACCCTACAATCATTAAAAACACAAAAGAGTGatctttttcaagaaatttaCACAAAGGATTAGCAATTTTGGAAAAGTCTTTTATAAATCTCCTATAGAAATCGGTATGCCCAAGGAAACTTTTGATTGCTTTTACGGAAGTTGGTGGTGGAAGCTTTGCTATCACGTCGACCTTTGCACGATCCACCTCAATGCCCTTACTTGACACCAAGTGTCCCAAGACTATActttcttgtaccataaaatggcacttcttCCAGTTTAGTACCATATTAGTCTTTATACACCTCTTCAATACTCTTTTCAAGTTCTTAAGGCAATCATCGAATGAATTCCCCACCACTGAGAGAtaatccatgaaaacctccattaTTTCCTCTACCATGTTCGTGAAGATgaccatcatgcacctttggaatgtggcaggtgcattgcataggccaaacggTATTCTCCGAAAAGCATAAATCCCGTAAGTACAGATGAACGGGGTCTTTTCTCTGTCCTCTGGTGCAATAgagatctgattgtaccctgagtacccatccagaaaacaaaaaTGGGACCTCCCTGCCAGTCTATCTAACATATGATCAATGAATGGAAGTGGGAAGTGGACTTTCCGAGTACCAAgttcaacttcctataatctATACATATTTTCCAACCTATGACGGTTTGTGTAGAGATTaattcatttttctcatttttcactaCCGTCATTCCATCTTTCTTTGATACACACTGAATTAGTCTAACCTAGTTGCTGTCAAAGATAGGGAatatgattcccgcatctaaccacttaataacttctttcttcaccacttcctttaTGTTGGGGTTCAACCTTCTTTGGTGTACTCTAgaaggtttgtgcccatcttccagtagaatcttatgcatacaaaagGCCGGGCTAATCCCCTAGATGTCTACAATGGTCTACCCAATTGCAGTCTTGCACTCTATCagtacctgcaaaagttgttctgcctgcacatctaacaaaatAG
Proteins encoded in this region:
- the LOC142179130 gene encoding uncharacterized protein LOC142179130 yields the protein MCDASDYVVGAVLGQRKDKIMHPIYYASITLSGAHLNYTVTEKEMLAVMFAFDKFKSYLIGSKGTENQIADHLSRLEGAEKAVEVEEILETFPDEQLLATSLEEVPWYADIGNYLATGIISYDISPVQKKKFFRDCFMYYWDEPYLFRICVDNMIQRCIPEIDQSSILQACHTSAYGGHFGGVRTAAKVLEAGFLLVNSVQDAQLWVKGCDECQ